In a single window of the Helicoverpa zea isolate HzStark_Cry1AcR chromosome 9, ilHelZeax1.1, whole genome shotgun sequence genome:
- the LOC124633441 gene encoding uncharacterized protein LOC124633441: MSIKTFEELLTQFRNSIKPDVKLIIVLRYLASGCSFAELHYMFKIGISTIAEIVREVCAAIWFCLKNICLPQPTKDMWLQIANGFSTRAHFPNCIGACDGKHIRIIAPNNSGSMCFNYKGYFSLVLLAICDSNYKFVMIDVGAYGRFGDSAIFQNSNFYKKIQENRLNIPEPAPISGNNATCFPFVFVGDEAFALSTCMMRPYPRNNLNITKRTFNYRLCVARRYIECTFGILANKWRIFHRPINVHIDLVSDIIKSACILHNFVRDRDGYSFRDSLSNPLTETITRDNVRRNNRTAFGYRESFAEYFMHEGRVEWQDNYI, encoded by the exons ATGAGCATAAAAACGTTTGAAGAATTATTGACACAATTTCGCAATAGTATTAAACCGGATGTAAAGTTAATAATAGTGCTAcg ATATTTGGCGTCAGGCTGTTCATTCGCAGAATTGCATTATATGTTTAAGATTGGAATTAGTACTATCGCCGAAATAGTTCGAGAAGTATGTGCAGCTATATGgttttgcttaaaaaatatatgcctaCCACAACCAACCAAAGATATGTGGCTTCAAATTGCAAATGGTTTCTCTACTAGAGCACATTTTCCGAACTGTATAGGTGCTTGTGACGGAAAACATATTAGAATTATAGCACCTAACAATAGTGGATCAATGTGCTTCAattataaaggatatttttctttGGTATTGCTAGCAATTTGTGACAGCAACTACAAATTTGTGATGATTGATGTTGGAGCATATGGAAGATTCGGTGACTCAGCAATATTTCAAAActcaaacttttataaaaaaattcaagaGAACCGCTTGAACATTCCTGAACCAGCACCTATTTCAGGAAACAATGCAACTTGTTTCCCCTTCGTTTTTGTAGGAGACGAGGCATTTGCTTTAAGTACGTGCATGATGCGCCCTTATccgagaaataatttaaatattacaaaaagaacATTCAATTATAGACTTTGTGTGGCTAGACGTTACATTGAATGTACTTTTGGCATACTTGCGAATAAGTGGCGCATTTTTCACAGACCAATTAATGTTCACATCGATTTAGTTAGTGATATTATTAAGTCTGCTTGCATTTTACACAACTTTGTAAGAGACAGAGACGGATATTCTTTTAGAGACTCATTAAGTAATCCACTAACTGAAACTATTACTCGAGATAACGTGCGAAGAAACAATAGAACTGCTTTCGGATATCGAGAATCATTTGCAGAATATTTTATGCATGAAGGGAGAGTAGAATGGCAggataattacatttaa